The following are encoded together in the Thermococcus sp. EP1 genome:
- a CDS encoding metal ABC transporter ATP-binding protein produces the protein MIIAENLNIYYDSYRAIEDVTFELNTGETLLLLGPNGAGKTTLLRTIAGLHEEYRGKLLVFGKTPVKARDIISYVPQSHSLNERVPLKAIEVVAMGALYKKGLVHFSIPKEILKESEKALEFVGLKRVKDKRFAELSGGQKQRVLLARALVSKPKLLLLDEPLSALDPSARVEVVSVIAKIKHETGITVIITTHDPNPLTEIGDKIMLINRRLIAFGIPEDVLKDEIITKVYGPLSKAVKVGERMYCFIGDVHLHRREEK, from the coding sequence TTGATAATAGCTGAAAATCTGAACATTTATTATGATAGTTATAGAGCAATTGAGGATGTGACATTTGAGCTAAATACTGGAGAGACTCTTCTTCTGCTGGGCCCGAATGGTGCTGGAAAAACCACGCTTTTAAGGACCATTGCTGGGCTCCATGAAGAGTACAGAGGAAAACTCTTAGTATTTGGAAAAACTCCGGTTAAAGCTAGAGATATTATCTCTTATGTTCCTCAAAGTCATTCTTTAAATGAACGTGTGCCCCTAAAGGCTATCGAAGTAGTTGCTATGGGTGCACTCTATAAGAAAGGTCTGGTTCATTTTAGCATCCCTAAAGAAATATTAAAAGAATCGGAAAAGGCACTAGAATTTGTGGGTCTTAAGAGAGTAAAGGACAAACGGTTTGCAGAACTTAGTGGAGGACAAAAACAGAGAGTTTTACTTGCAAGAGCACTTGTATCAAAGCCTAAATTACTCTTGCTAGATGAGCCTCTATCAGCTCTTGATCCTAGCGCGAGGGTTGAGGTTGTTTCTGTTATAGCAAAAATAAAACATGAGACAGGTATTACAGTAATCATAACCACTCATGATCCAAACCCTCTAACGGAGATTGGTGATAAAATAATGCTCATTAACAGACGTCTCATAGCCTTTGGGATTCCCGAAGATGTACTTAAAGACGAGATAATAACAAAGGTATACGGTCCTCTTTCTAAAGCTGTTAAAGTTGGCGAGAGAATGTACTGTTTTATAGGTGATGTACACTTGCATAGGAGGGAGGAAAAGTGA
- a CDS encoding dolichyl-phosphate-mannose--protein mannosyltransferase translates to MGMRELKKRLYFALVALIILGTFWYSYEKASSSELYDYIGDEVWYIPAARNVLHKLGFELHYLNETTNSEGVNIISKGTIIKGYVKVSAFGFEFTRPYTRNVAFQTPPLLSKIGVKLEFTPLNKTQTSNFDEIKFKIEVIAKRYNYTYYKPYANFPGVYYEIPQENIDEFIEEVKKIEEIEIVKGFRYPDKENIQNYLNTEHPFLGKDIIMLGMLIEDKPIFWRLPGLIEHAIINLIVFLVTYKIVKSYLAAFIALVFSAFDPLLYATSLAAMLDIHVAFFTAVFMYFLILDRYSLSGSSIGLAASTKLNGVFSYPVLVIKTLKEKTELKKCLVSLIFLPAIAFLLPQLPIIMAIGFFPWLSEFIGSFGWHLSYKGDHPANSPFWEWFISLKPFAFHYNPDIFAATDPILMLSMIVFIFAIPYAAIKRRKLLIPFGIFWSTIAFYALQWILGGKTQFSFYATPLVPPGAVTLGVMAYEIIKWEYFKNSIQMYWRWTKGILLWIWEKIQKFKTFLRNLK, encoded by the coding sequence ATGGGGATGAGGGAACTTAAGAAGAGACTCTACTTTGCATTGGTTGCTTTGATAATACTTGGAACCTTTTGGTATTCATATGAAAAAGCCTCAAGCTCAGAACTTTATGATTATATTGGAGACGAGGTGTGGTATATCCCAGCTGCTAGAAATGTTCTCCACAAACTTGGCTTTGAACTTCATTATCTAAATGAGACAACGAATTCAGAAGGTGTAAATATCATCTCTAAGGGTACAATAATCAAAGGATACGTGAAGGTGAGTGCATTTGGATTTGAATTCACAAGGCCATATACGAGAAACGTTGCTTTCCAAACCCCTCCTCTTCTCTCTAAAATAGGGGTAAAACTTGAATTTACACCATTAAACAAAACTCAGACATCTAATTTCGATGAAATTAAATTTAAAATAGAAGTGATAGCCAAGAGATACAACTATACGTACTATAAACCATATGCCAACTTCCCTGGAGTTTACTATGAGATTCCCCAAGAAAACATTGATGAATTTATAGAAGAAGTCAAAAAGATAGAAGAAATTGAAATTGTAAAAGGCTTTCGATATCCTGATAAAGAGAACATCCAGAACTATCTTAACACCGAACATCCGTTTCTTGGAAAAGACATTATAATGCTAGGAATGCTCATAGAGGACAAACCTATTTTTTGGCGTCTCCCTGGACTGATAGAACATGCCATCATAAATCTTATCGTCTTTTTAGTAACATATAAAATCGTGAAAAGTTATTTGGCAGCTTTCATAGCCTTAGTATTTTCTGCATTTGATCCTTTGCTATATGCAACTTCTCTTGCTGCCATGCTCGATATTCACGTAGCGTTTTTCACCGCTGTTTTTATGTATTTCTTAATTCTCGATAGGTACAGTTTAAGTGGGAGCTCAATCGGGCTTGCAGCTTCCACAAAACTCAATGGAGTATTTTCTTATCCAGTACTAGTTATAAAAACACTCAAAGAGAAAACGGAGCTTAAAAAATGCCTAGTTTCTCTAATATTCTTACCTGCAATTGCTTTCCTCCTCCCACAACTGCCAATAATTATGGCGATAGGGTTCTTCCCATGGCTTTCAGAATTTATCGGAAGCTTTGGATGGCACTTAAGTTACAAGGGTGATCATCCTGCAAATTCACCCTTCTGGGAATGGTTCATAAGCCTCAAACCTTTTGCCTTTCATTACAACCCCGACATATTTGCAGCGACCGATCCCATTTTAATGCTCTCAATGATCGTATTTATCTTTGCGATTCCATATGCTGCTATAAAAAGAAGAAAACTCCTAATTCCTTTCGGAATCTTCTGGAGCACTATAGCCTTCTATGCACTCCAATGGATCCTTGGAGGTAAGACGCAGTTTAGTTTCTATGCAACTCCCTTAGTCCCTCCTGGAGCTGTAACGTTGGGAGTAATGGCCTATGAGATAATAAAATGGGAGTATTTCAAGAATTCTATCCAAATGTACTGGAGATGGACAAAAGGCATTCTCTTGTGGATATGGGAAAAAATTCAGAAGTTTAAGACCTTTTTAAGAAATCTAAAATAG
- a CDS encoding metal ABC transporter permease, with translation MIPEYLLRALLGGIMVSVLLGMLSPLINMKGLAFLTHAIFHSLLLGAVLGMILGLLFENLSLILWMALIVTIFVVILVAFLEDRGFGSDTAIGIIASFIAGFTVLGFGILYKVMALKPYFAFSQSIVSYLTGELFLITLNDLLFLILGGVVIFFVMLAFYRDFLYVSFDAEGLESYSGNAKFYLTLLYVVVGATGALIVRTVGLITLQVIAVLPGAIALMLSNDLRKILGISLGLTLSVQVLSIILAYFTDIPPSGIATIILGLVYGTLVLRR, from the coding sequence GTGATCCCCGAGTATCTACTTAGAGCTCTTTTGGGGGGTATAATGGTTAGTGTACTGTTAGGTATGCTTAGTCCCTTAATAAATATGAAAGGTCTGGCGTTTTTAACTCATGCTATCTTTCATTCTCTACTCCTTGGTGCGGTTCTGGGTATGATACTCGGATTACTTTTTGAAAACCTTTCTCTAATCCTTTGGATGGCATTAATAGTTACAATTTTTGTAGTAATCTTGGTGGCATTTCTTGAAGATAGGGGGTTTGGGAGTGATACAGCAATAGGAATAATAGCTAGCTTTATAGCAGGTTTTACGGTTTTAGGTTTCGGAATTTTGTATAAGGTAATGGCACTCAAACCCTACTTTGCATTCTCTCAAAGTATAGTTTCTTATCTTACAGGTGAACTTTTCCTAATTACACTCAATGATCTACTCTTTTTGATCCTAGGTGGGGTGGTAATATTTTTTGTCATGCTTGCCTTTTATAGGGACTTTTTGTATGTGAGTTTTGATGCTGAAGGGCTTGAGAGTTACTCTGGCAATGCAAAGTTTTATCTTACCCTTCTCTATGTGGTGGTAGGAGCTACGGGAGCATTGATAGTTAGAACTGTGGGATTGATAACCCTTCAAGTTATTGCAGTTTTACCTGGTGCAATAGCATTAATGTTGAGTAATGATCTTAGAAAGATCTTAGGGATTAGCTTGGGCTTAACTCTCTCAGTTCAGGTACTTTCTATAATATTGGCATATTTTACTGATATTCCACCGAGTGGAATAGCCACTATAATACTTGGTTTGGTTTATGGAACTTTAGTTTTAAGGAGGTAG
- the rnhB gene encoding ribonuclease HII, with protein sequence MKLGGIDEAGRGPVVGPLVIAAVVVDESKLSNLETLGVKDSKKLSPKKREELFKEIIRLVDDYFILEISPEEIDNREGTMNEFEVENFIKVLNSLNLKPDVLYIDAADVKEERFGEVIGKRLSFSPKIVAEHKADSKYIPVAAASILAKVTRDRAIEKLKEAYGEIGSGYPSDPITRRFLEEYYKKHGVFPPIVRKSWKTLEKIEEKLKNKEAQSTILDFLKRS encoded by the coding sequence ATGAAACTTGGAGGCATAGATGAAGCTGGAAGGGGCCCTGTTGTAGGACCACTTGTAATAGCGGCTGTAGTTGTAGATGAGTCAAAACTCTCTAACCTTGAAACTTTAGGAGTTAAAGATTCGAAAAAATTGAGTCCTAAGAAGAGAGAAGAACTTTTTAAGGAAATAATCAGACTTGTTGATGATTATTTTATTTTAGAGATTTCTCCTGAGGAGATAGATAATAGAGAAGGTACTATGAACGAATTTGAAGTTGAAAACTTTATTAAGGTCTTAAATTCACTTAATCTCAAACCTGATGTCCTCTATATAGATGCTGCTGATGTGAAGGAAGAACGTTTTGGAGAGGTAATTGGGAAGAGACTATCATTTTCTCCCAAGATAGTAGCGGAGCATAAGGCAGATTCTAAGTATATTCCAGTAGCAGCAGCTTCAATTCTTGCGAAAGTTACGAGAGATAGAGCAATAGAAAAACTCAAGGAAGCTTATGGAGAAATAGGATCCGGTTATCCCAGTGACCCAATTACAAGACGATTTCTAGAGGAATACTATAAGAAGCATGGTGTTTTTCCGCCCATAGTAAGGAAAAGCTGGAAAACCTTGGAAAAAATCGAAGAAAAACTAAAAAATAAAGAAGCGCAATCTACTATTTTAGATTTCTTAAAAAGGTCTTAA